In Sphaerospermopsis torques-reginae ITEP-024, the genomic window ATGAATCACGCTTTAGAACTAGCACAGACAGCTGGTGAAGCGGGGGAAGTTCCTGTAGGTGCGGTGATTGTTGATGCAGCAGGTAATTTAATTGCCACGGGGGAAAATAGAAAAGAACGAGACAAAGACCCTACCGCCCATGCAGAAATTATCGCTATTCGGTCAGCCGCACAAACTTTACAAAGTTGGCGTTTAGATCAATGCACCCTGTATGTCACATTAGAACCATGTCCAATGTGTGCAGGTGCTATAGTCCATGCACGTTTGGCGACAATTGTCTATGGTGTGGACGATACCAAAACTGGTTCGGTACGTACTGTTATTAACATACCCTCAAGCCCCGCATCCAATCACCGTTTACAAGTAGTAGGAGGTATTCTAGAATCAGCTTGTCGTCAACAATTACAGTCCTGGTTTGCAGCAAAAAGACATAAGCATAAATAACAGACAGAGGTTAAACTGTCCAGATAGGAAAACAAAAATTACTCAAGAAAATTTACGGTGGACATAATCAAGTTTGCGCCACATTTTACCAGCTAAATTTCAGCCACCGTTATGAAGGAATTTTACTCTGCGTCTACCAAGTCCCCCTCTCAACTAACAAATATCTCTGAAACTTCTAAGGTGATTTTTAGTAGATCAAGGTTTTCCCCTTGGTTAACTTCCCTGGCCTATTGTTTGGGACATAACGTAGTTATACCGATGTTTTTTGGTAATATTGATATTTCCGGGCAAGAAAACATTCCCACAACTGGACCTGTAATTCTTGCACCTACCCACCGTTCCCGTTGGGATTCCTTGCTGTTACCTTATGCTACAGGTCGTTATGTTAGCGGTCGAGATATGCGATTTATGGTGACAATGAACGAGTGTCAAGGAATACAAGGCTGGTTAGTGCTGCGGATGGGGGGTTTTCCGGTAGATACTCAAAAACCAGCGATCGCCACCTTGCGTCATACAGTAGATTTAATAGTACAAGGGGAAATGTTAGTTATTTATCCCGAAGGTGACATTTTTAGAGATGGTAAAGTTTACCCCTTAAAATCAGGTGTGGCACGTTTAGCTTTAAATGCAGAACATCTTCATCCAGGGTTAGAAATAAAAATTATTCCTGTAGGGATTAACTATAGTCAACCCTATCCCAATTGGGGAACAGATGTAAATATTCAAATTGGTCAACCCATACAA contains:
- a CDS encoding lysophospholipid acyltransferase family protein — protein: MKEFYSASTKSPSQLTNISETSKVIFSRSRFSPWLTSLAYCLGHNVVIPMFFGNIDISGQENIPTTGPVILAPTHRSRWDSLLLPYATGRYVSGRDMRFMVTMNECQGIQGWLVLRMGGFPVDTQKPAIATLRHTVDLIVQGEMLVIYPEGDIFRDGKVYPLKSGVARLALNAEHLHPGLEIKIIPVGINYSQPYPNWGTDVNIQIGQPIQVKDYIQGCLKQNAKYLTADLTNRLQQLSHQESEITSHAFAEMPNS
- the tadA gene encoding tRNA adenosine(34) deaminase TadA translates to MSNHQKWMNHALELAQTAGEAGEVPVGAVIVDAAGNLIATGENRKERDKDPTAHAEIIAIRSAAQTLQSWRLDQCTLYVTLEPCPMCAGAIVHARLATIVYGVDDTKTGSVRTVINIPSSPASNHRLQVVGGILESACRQQLQSWFAAKRHKHK